The proteins below are encoded in one region of Amycolatopsis magusensis:
- a CDS encoding crotonase/enoyl-CoA hydratase family protein yields the protein MSTKTITREVSDGILTITLDRPEQLNAFTVTMAEELEAAFVEVNDDDEVRAVIVTGAGRAFCAGMDLSSEGNVFGLDGDRTPGFADLADLDDPELARIRDTGGRVTLAIHDCRKPVIAAINGAAVGIGATMTLAMDARLASAKARIGLVFGRLGVVPEAASTWFLPRVVGLPTALDLAYSADILDAAQSHEAGLVRSVHEPADLLDAARELADRWTRGRSAVAVALTRQMMRRNPASPGPEDAHRVDSLAMFYTSIGDGTEGVAAFREKRDARFTSRASDMPPFYEDWLDSTRD from the coding sequence ATGAGCACGAAGACGATCACCCGTGAAGTCAGCGACGGCATCCTCACGATCACGCTGGACCGCCCCGAGCAGTTGAACGCGTTCACCGTGACCATGGCCGAGGAACTCGAAGCCGCGTTCGTGGAGGTCAACGACGACGACGAGGTGCGCGCGGTCATCGTGACCGGGGCGGGGCGGGCGTTCTGCGCCGGGATGGACCTGAGTTCCGAGGGCAACGTGTTCGGCCTGGACGGCGACCGCACGCCGGGCTTCGCCGACCTGGCGGACCTCGACGACCCGGAACTCGCCCGGATCCGGGACACCGGTGGCCGCGTGACGCTGGCGATCCACGACTGCCGCAAGCCGGTCATCGCCGCGATCAACGGTGCCGCGGTCGGCATCGGCGCGACGATGACGCTGGCCATGGACGCGCGGCTGGCGTCGGCCAAGGCCCGCATCGGGCTCGTGTTCGGGCGGCTCGGCGTGGTCCCGGAAGCCGCGTCGACCTGGTTCCTGCCGCGCGTGGTCGGCCTGCCCACCGCGCTGGATCTCGCCTACAGCGCCGACATCCTCGACGCGGCCCAGAGCCACGAGGCCGGGCTCGTGCGGTCGGTGCACGAGCCGGCGGACCTGCTCGACGCGGCCAGGGAGCTGGCGGACCGGTGGACCCGCGGCCGGTCGGCGGTGGCGGTCGCGCTGACCCGCCAGATGATGCGCCGCAACCCGGCGAGCCCCGGCCCGGAAGACGCTCACCGGGTGGACTCGCTGGCGATGTTCTACACCAGCATCGGCGACGGAACCGAAGGCGTGGCCGCCTTCCGTGAGAAGCGCGACGCCCGGTTCACCAGCCGCGCGTCGGACATGCCTCCCTTTTACGAGGACTGGCTGGACTCCACCCGCGACTGA
- a CDS encoding dihydrodipicolinate synthase family protein, whose translation MSSLADRLATVIGLPVVPYDAGGAVDHGLVTALARRLVAHGVRVLTPNGNTGEFYALTPAERRAVLTSVCAACGPGTTIVAGVGFDLGTAAEDARFARDAGADAIMVHQPALPYLAAAGWVEYNAAVAAAVPELGVLPYLSTTAVRGQHIAELTRRAPNVVGLKYSVPDPVVFATTAAEAGDGLLWIAGLAESYAPAYWQAGARGFTSGLVNLAPALSLALLDALRRDDREAATAVWRRIRPFEELRARDRSAGNVSVVKEAMHQRGLCRREVRPPSHVLSETGAREVSDVISPWLGEIPALTVA comes from the coding sequence GTGAGCAGTCTGGCCGACCGGCTGGCCACCGTGATCGGCCTCCCGGTGGTGCCCTACGACGCCGGGGGCGCGGTCGACCACGGCCTGGTCACCGCGCTGGCCCGGCGGCTGGTCGCCCACGGCGTGCGCGTGCTGACGCCCAACGGGAACACCGGCGAGTTCTACGCGCTGACCCCCGCCGAACGCCGTGCCGTGCTGACCAGCGTGTGCGCGGCCTGCGGGCCGGGCACCACGATCGTCGCGGGCGTCGGGTTCGACCTCGGCACGGCGGCCGAAGACGCCCGGTTCGCCCGCGACGCCGGGGCCGACGCGATCATGGTCCACCAGCCGGCGCTCCCCTACCTGGCCGCGGCGGGCTGGGTCGAGTACAACGCGGCGGTGGCGGCCGCGGTCCCCGAACTGGGCGTGCTGCCCTACCTCAGCACCACCGCCGTCCGCGGTCAGCACATCGCCGAACTCACGCGCCGGGCCCCGAACGTCGTCGGGCTCAAGTACTCGGTGCCCGACCCGGTCGTCTTCGCCACCACCGCCGCCGAAGCCGGTGACGGTCTACTGTGGATCGCCGGGCTGGCCGAGTCCTACGCGCCCGCGTACTGGCAGGCCGGTGCCCGCGGCTTCACCTCCGGACTGGTCAACCTCGCACCCGCGCTCTCGCTCGCGCTGCTCGACGCACTGCGCCGCGATGACCGGGAAGCGGCGACCGCGGTGTGGCGGCGGATCCGCCCGTTCGAGGAGCTGCGGGCCCGCGACCGCTCGGCCGGCAACGTGTCCGTGGTCAAGGAGGCGATGCACCAGCGCGGCCTGTGCCGCCGCGAGGTGCGGCCACCGAGCCACGTGCTGTCCGAGACCGGCGCCCGCGAGGTGTCCGACGTGATTTCGCCGTGGCTGGGCGAAATCCCGGCGCTGACCGTCGCATGA
- a CDS encoding mandelate racemase/muconate lactonizing enzyme family protein — MRIDRLDTFLQRVGDRPRVLVKITTDEGVAGWAEVYNHGPDLAVPPLLDYLFAQIRGMDATRPAFVNRFLLQSCRFPPGALGLAAIAAIDHALWDITGHALGVPVYRLLGGAVRDRVRVYAGLYSAPDVGELRERTAELHERDGFTAFKLSPYRRDPHRTRFGLVAKALGDYFADVRATHPDDWEFAFDAHACLWEPRQAVALGAALAPNEPMFLEEPLRPEHIPAWARIRAELRVPLATGESLYTPNEFLALLTAGGADIVQPDTCVVGGLTQMTKIAALAEAHYVPVSPHNPLGPLATAANVHFAAATVNFGILEFKPETVGWCPDPYEPVDGHLELRPGRPGWGVEIDEAALRADDWVRWHRRVPIRPDGSTAWM; from the coding sequence ATGAGGATCGATCGGCTGGACACCTTCCTGCAGCGCGTCGGCGACCGCCCGCGGGTGCTGGTGAAGATCACCACCGACGAGGGCGTGGCGGGCTGGGCGGAGGTGTACAACCACGGCCCCGACCTGGCCGTGCCGCCGCTGCTGGACTACCTGTTCGCCCAGATCCGCGGGATGGACGCGACCCGCCCGGCGTTCGTCAACCGGTTCCTGCTGCAGTCGTGCCGGTTCCCGCCGGGCGCGCTCGGCCTGGCCGCGATCGCGGCGATCGACCACGCGCTGTGGGACATCACCGGGCACGCGCTCGGCGTGCCGGTGTACCGGCTGCTCGGTGGCGCGGTGCGGGATCGGGTGCGGGTGTACGCGGGGTTGTATTCGGCGCCGGACGTGGGTGAACTCCGCGAGCGGACGGCGGAACTGCACGAGCGCGACGGGTTCACCGCGTTCAAGCTGAGCCCGTACCGCCGCGATCCGCACCGCACGCGCTTCGGGCTGGTGGCGAAGGCGCTCGGCGACTACTTCGCCGACGTGCGGGCCACGCACCCGGACGACTGGGAGTTCGCCTTCGACGCGCACGCCTGCTTGTGGGAACCGCGCCAGGCGGTGGCGCTCGGCGCGGCACTGGCCCCGAACGAACCGATGTTCCTGGAGGAACCGCTGCGGCCCGAGCACATCCCGGCATGGGCCCGGATCCGCGCGGAACTGCGGGTCCCGCTGGCCACCGGCGAGTCGCTCTACACCCCGAACGAGTTCCTGGCGCTGCTGACCGCCGGCGGCGCGGACATCGTGCAACCGGACACCTGCGTGGTCGGCGGGCTGACGCAGATGACCAAGATCGCCGCCCTCGCCGAGGCGCACTACGTACCGGTCTCGCCGCACAACCCGCTCGGCCCGCTGGCCACCGCGGCGAACGTGCACTTCGCCGCGGCGACGGTGAACTTCGGCATCCTGGAATTCAAGCCGGAGACGGTCGGCTGGTGTCCCGACCCGTACGAACCGGTCGACGGGCACCTGGAACTACGGCCCGGCCGCCCCGGCTGGGGTGTGGAGATCGACGAAGCCGCGTTGCGCGCCGACGACTGGGTGCGCTGGCACCGGCGGGTCCCGATCCGGCCGGACGGTTCGACCGCCTGGATGTGA
- a CDS encoding alpha/beta hydrolase, with amino-acid sequence MKSRLVVAAMFAAGAAAVARGVRARARLLEAVAPELRGPSMLRLPLALKSRTMLRLIRLAPIPPAPIPDGVEVERRLLTSGIEVYVYDVPGRTRPSGALLWIHGGGYVMGDAATDHTACGRFARELGITVVSVNYRLAPEDPFPAGLDDCFTALRWLHEHAGELGVDPARIAVGGESAGGGLAAALAQRAHDTGDLPVCFQLLVYPMLDDRTTLAERPDALVWTPASNRFGWAAYLGHPSAAGEDRPYAVPARRADLSGLPPAWIGVGDLDLFHDEDLAYAARLTEAGVACQVEVVPGMYHGAVSLVPGAPLVEAFRDSSMRALGTAITG; translated from the coding sequence ATGAAGAGCAGGCTGGTAGTGGCCGCGATGTTCGCCGCCGGAGCGGCGGCGGTGGCACGCGGGGTACGAGCGCGGGCACGCCTGCTCGAAGCGGTGGCGCCCGAACTGCGCGGCCCGTCGATGCTGCGGCTGCCCCTCGCGCTCAAGTCGCGGACGATGCTGCGCCTCATCCGGCTCGCACCCATCCCCCCGGCGCCGATCCCCGACGGGGTCGAAGTGGAGCGGCGGCTCCTGACCAGCGGCATCGAGGTCTACGTGTACGACGTGCCCGGCCGCACGCGGCCCTCGGGCGCGCTGCTGTGGATCCACGGCGGCGGGTACGTGATGGGCGACGCGGCCACCGACCACACCGCGTGCGGCCGGTTCGCGCGCGAACTCGGCATCACCGTGGTCAGCGTGAACTACCGGCTCGCCCCGGAGGACCCGTTCCCGGCGGGCCTGGACGACTGCTTCACCGCGTTGCGCTGGCTGCACGAGCACGCGGGTGAGCTGGGCGTCGATCCGGCCAGGATCGCGGTCGGCGGGGAAAGCGCGGGCGGTGGCCTGGCCGCCGCGCTCGCCCAGCGCGCGCACGACACCGGCGACCTCCCGGTGTGCTTCCAGCTGCTGGTCTACCCGATGCTGGACGACCGGACCACGCTGGCCGAGCGGCCGGACGCTCTGGTGTGGACACCGGCGTCGAACCGGTTCGGCTGGGCCGCCTACCTCGGGCACCCTTCGGCCGCCGGCGAGGACCGCCCGTACGCGGTGCCCGCCCGGCGCGCCGACCTGTCCGGCCTGCCGCCCGCGTGGATCGGCGTGGGCGACCTCGACCTGTTCCACGACGAGGACCTCGCCTACGCCGCCCGGTTGACCGAAGCCGGGGTGGCTTGCCAGGTCGAAGTCGTCCCCGGCATGTACCACGGCGCCGTCTCGCTGGTGCCCGGCGCGCCACTGGTCGAAGCCTTCCGCGACAGCTCGATGCGGGCACTCGGGACGGCGATCACCGGCTAG